The Melospiza melodia melodia isolate bMelMel2 chromosome 7, bMelMel2.pri, whole genome shotgun sequence genome has a segment encoding these proteins:
- the LOC134420873 gene encoding olfactory receptor 14J1-like gives LHYGILLGSRACAHMAAAAWASAFLNALLHMANTFSLPLCKGNALGQFFCEIPQILKLSCCKSYLRELGLLVVTVCVASSCFVFIVFSYVQIFRAVLRIPSEQGRHKVFSTCLPHLAVVSLFFSTGFFAYLKPSSISSPSLDLAVSVLYSVVPPLGNVGP, from the coding sequence ctgcactacgggatcctcctgggcagcagagcttgtgcccacatggcagcagctgcctgggccagtgcctttctcaatgctctgctgcacatggccaatacattttccctgcctctgtgcaagggcaatgccctgggccagttcttctgtgaaatcccacagatcctcaagctatcCTGctgcaaatcctacctcagggaacttgggcttcttgttgTTACTGTCTGTGTagcctcaagctgctttgtgttcattgttttctcctatgtgcagatcttcagggctgtgctgaggatcccctctgagcagggacggcacaaagtcttttccacctgcctccctcacctggcagtggtctccttgtttttcagcactggcttttttgcctacctgaagccctcctccatctcctccccatccctggatctggcagtgtcagtcctctactcggtggtgcctcca